Proteins encoded within one genomic window of Candidatus Berkiella cookevillensis:
- a CDS encoding M61 family metallopeptidase, with the protein MKQSMLIEYDITFNPSLRQIEIRLLVNKPIQEGQTLSLPAWTPGSYCIRDYTKHIISIQATDRATHKKVALRKINNNTYECESAAQLEVCYILYANDNSIRGCYCNFDRIFINGSAAFMTLSGFESLPLQVKLNKQRINPEYQVATQLKPVDAPRWGWGTYFANNFDELIDCPIAISDLHIKEFLVDKVPHAICMIGRILGDTQKLTEDVAKICQAQANVFKDVLPFESYLFILHLVDDNYGGLEHRNSSALIASRQSLPMDGNDRSKEYKSLLGLFSHEYFHAWHVKRIKPNNFINLDLNAPAYTTLLWVFEGFTAYYDDLGLVRAGVITREEYFILLVNQIVRYTRLPGKDYQSLAESSFDAWTKYYFPNENSINQGVSYYVKGSLVACLLDMQIRLKSQNQKSLDGIMRILWEDFAKQSKGISESDIENLLVDSGVEKSFLQQAVYECALLPIEDVFSQFGLQLDFAPYSQIDVYYPDAPPVSSTQGVFGWLLKKSDAAVTVMSVLADGAAGQAGICAGDEVVAIDGFKTTQRSYDVLAKRLKSEQTVVVTLFRDNLLKNISVKLATPQLEIAKMSPMNYLSPLQKEMLDDWLK; encoded by the coding sequence ATGAAACAATCGATGCTTATAGAATACGATATTACATTTAATCCATCCCTACGACAGATTGAAATAAGATTACTCGTCAATAAACCCATACAAGAAGGGCAAACACTTTCTTTGCCTGCTTGGACACCTGGTAGCTATTGTATAAGAGATTATACGAAGCATATTATTTCTATTCAGGCTACAGATAGAGCCACGCATAAGAAAGTAGCGCTTAGAAAAATCAATAATAATACTTATGAGTGCGAAAGCGCAGCACAGTTAGAAGTATGTTATATCTTGTATGCCAACGATAATTCAATCAGAGGCTGTTATTGCAATTTTGATAGAATTTTTATCAATGGCAGTGCCGCTTTTATGACTTTGTCAGGCTTTGAGTCTTTGCCTCTTCAAGTCAAGCTCAACAAACAACGCATTAATCCAGAGTATCAAGTGGCTACACAACTTAAACCAGTAGATGCGCCGCGCTGGGGTTGGGGTACTTATTTTGCCAATAATTTTGATGAGTTGATTGATTGTCCCATTGCAATCAGTGATCTACATATTAAAGAATTTCTAGTCGATAAGGTGCCACATGCTATTTGTATGATTGGGAGAATTTTAGGCGATACTCAAAAGCTCACAGAGGATGTTGCTAAAATATGTCAAGCACAAGCTAATGTATTTAAAGATGTCTTACCTTTTGAGTCTTATTTATTTATTCTTCATCTTGTAGATGATAATTATGGTGGATTAGAGCATCGTAACTCTTCTGCTTTAATTGCATCAAGACAGAGTTTGCCTATGGATGGGAATGATCGCTCAAAAGAATATAAATCGCTGTTAGGTTTATTTAGTCATGAATATTTCCATGCATGGCATGTGAAGCGTATTAAGCCAAATAATTTTATAAACTTAGATCTGAATGCGCCAGCATACACAACGCTCCTATGGGTCTTTGAAGGCTTTACTGCATATTATGATGACTTAGGATTGGTGCGTGCAGGTGTTATTACTCGAGAAGAATATTTTATTTTATTGGTAAATCAAATCGTTCGTTATACACGATTGCCGGGTAAAGATTATCAATCTCTTGCCGAGTCTAGTTTTGATGCATGGACTAAATACTATTTTCCAAATGAAAACTCAATCAATCAAGGTGTGAGTTATTATGTTAAAGGATCTTTAGTCGCTTGTCTGCTTGATATGCAAATAAGATTAAAGAGCCAGAATCAAAAGTCTTTAGATGGTATTATGAGGATACTGTGGGAAGATTTTGCCAAGCAAAGTAAGGGCATATCAGAATCAGATATTGAAAATTTATTAGTAGACTCGGGCGTTGAGAAATCATTTTTGCAACAAGCTGTATATGAGTGTGCATTGCTTCCGATTGAAGATGTTTTTTCACAATTTGGTTTGCAACTTGATTTTGCGCCTTATAGTCAGATTGATGTTTATTATCCAGATGCACCTCCGGTGTCTTCTACTCAGGGTGTTTTTGGATGGCTACTCAAAAAGTCTGATGCTGCTGTAACCGTTATGTCCGTACTTGCAGACGGGGCGGCTGGCCAAGCAGGTATTTGTGCAGGAGATGAAGTCGTGGCTATTGATGGTTTTAAAACCACACAAAGAAGTTATGACGTATTGGCCAAGCGCCTAAAAAGTGAGCAAACGGTTGTTGTCACACTCTTTAGAGATAATTTACTTAAAAATATCTCAGTAAAGCTCGCAACACCTCAGTTAGAGATTGCTAAAATGAGTCCAATGAATTATCTTTCTCCCTTACAAAAAGAAATGTTAGATGATTGGCTAAAATAG